One window from the genome of Myxococcales bacterium encodes:
- a CDS encoding sigma-70 family RNA polymerase sigma factor — protein sequence MSSATLPQIQDALALLGEVVELGGPLDAIIARVAALELPTTTHLQDVCLAAACLEGDYRAAEYLIVRYGQPMRAVVRRACLSASDAEDVLQDVLVKVLVGRPPAPPALQGYRGQGPLQAWLSVVAARVGVDLVRQPRTTSLADTLLSSIAMPAPAPHDLPAGRKHDFKRAVGLALDELDNIDRQVLRLHLSGLVAEQIGRAVGLHRVSVARRISSIRDKLREKVLARMGVAADELADDVSQLSVSLERMLTQGLGHHQ from the coding sequence ATGAGTAGCGCGACCTTGCCCCAGATTCAGGACGCCCTGGCGCTGCTTGGTGAGGTGGTCGAACTCGGGGGGCCGCTTGATGCCATCATCGCGCGGGTCGCGGCGCTCGAGCTGCCAACAACCACCCACCTGCAAGACGTGTGTCTCGCGGCGGCGTGCCTCGAGGGCGACTATCGCGCCGCCGAATACCTCATCGTGCGTTATGGCCAGCCGATGCGCGCCGTGGTGCGGCGAGCCTGCCTGTCGGCGTCTGATGCCGAGGACGTGCTGCAGGATGTCTTGGTCAAGGTGCTGGTCGGGCGCCCGCCCGCGCCGCCAGCGCTGCAAGGCTACCGCGGGCAGGGCCCACTGCAGGCCTGGCTGTCGGTGGTGGCAGCCCGTGTCGGGGTTGATCTAGTGCGGCAACCCAGGACCACCTCGCTCGCCGACACGTTGCTGTCATCCATTGCGATGCCAGCGCCCGCGCCACATGACTTGCCTGCGGGTCGCAAGCACGATTTCAAGCGAGCCGTCGGGTTGGCGCTCGATGAGCTAGACAACATCGACCGCCAGGTGCTGCGCCTGCATCTGTCAGGCCTCGTTGCCGAACAAATCGGGCGCGCCGTGGGGCTGCACCGCGTCAGCGTGGCGAGGCGTATTTCGTCGATTCGCGACAAGCTGCGCGAAAAGGTCCTCGCGCGCATGGGCGTCGCAGCCGACGAACTAGCCGACGATGTGTCGCAGCTATCGGTCAGCCTCGAGCGAATGCTTACTCAAGGTCTAGGACATCATCAATGA